The following proteins come from a genomic window of Bos mutus isolate GX-2022 chromosome 21, NWIPB_WYAK_1.1, whole genome shotgun sequence:
- the CFL2 gene encoding cofilin-2 has translation MASGVTVNDEVIKVFNDMKVRKSSTQEEIKKRKKAVLFCLSDDKRQIIVEEAKQILVGDIGDTVEDPYTSFVKLLPLNDCRYALYDATYETKESKKEDLVFIFWAPESAPLKSKMIYASSKDAIKKKFTGIKHEWQVNGLDDIKDRSTLGEKLGGNVVVSLEGKPL, from the exons ATG GCTTCTGGAGTTACAGTGAATGATGAAGTCATCAAAGTTTTTAATGATATGAAAGTAAGGAAATCTTCTACACAAGAGgagatcaaaaaaagaaagaaagcagttcTCTTCTGTTTAAGCGATGACAAAAGACAAATAATTGTTGAGGAAGCAAAGCAGATCTTGGTGGGTGACATTGGTGATACTGTAGAGGACCCCTACACATCTTTTGTGAAGTTGCTACCTCTGAATGATTGCCGATATGCTTTGTACGATGCCACATACGAAACAAAAGAGTCTAAGAAAGAAGACCTAGTATTTATATTCTG ggCTCCTGAAAGTGCGCCTTTAAAAAGCAAGATGATATATGCTAGCTCTAAagatgccattaaaaagaaatttacag gtatAAAACATGAGTGGCAAGTAAATGGCTTGGATGATATAAAGGACCGTTCCACACTTGGAGAGAAATTGGGAGGCAATGTAGTAGTTTCACTTGAAGGAAAACCCTTATAA